The Sinorhizobium fredii genome contains the following window.
AATGACGGCGAGCGGCTGACCGTGCAGACGGACGGCGGCTTCGAAATCGTCTCGGATACGAAGATGGAAGGATCGCGCGGCCAGCGCATCTTCTATACCGCCTCGACACCGCCTCGCTTCACGATCGACAACTATATCGAGGTGCTGAGTGCGGCCGGCATCGGCACGTCGTTCCTCAACTCGCTGACCGTCGCGATACCGTCGACGGTGATCCCGATCCTGATCGCCGCCTTTGCGGCCTATGCGCTGGCCTGGATGCCTTTCCCGGGCCGCGCCGTCCTGCTCGCCGTCGTCGTCGGTCTGCTCGTCGTGCCGCTGCAGATGTCGCTCATTCCGCTTTTGCAGCTCTATAACGGCGTCGGCGCCTTCTTCGGCGTGCCGGCCAAGACCTATATGGGCATCTGGCTCGCCCATACCGGCTTCGGCCTGCCGCTGGCGATCTATCTTCTGCGCAACTACATGGCCGGCCTGCCGCGCGAGATCATGGAATCGGCGCGCGTCGACGGCGCCAGCGATTTCGACATCTTCGTCAAGATCATCCTGCCCTTGTCGTTCCCGGCGCTCGCCTCTTTCGCCATCTTCCAGTTCCTCTGGACCTGGAACGACCTCCTCGTCGCCATCGTCTTTCTCGGCGCCGGCGAGGATTCGCTGGTGCTGACCGGGCGCCTGGTCAATCTCCTCGGTTCCCGCGGCGGCAATTGGGAAATCCTCACCGCTTCCGCCTTCATCACCATCGTCGTACCGCTGATCGTCTTCTTCGCCCTGCAACGCTACCTCGTGCGTGGCCTGCTGGCGGGATCGGTCAAGGGCGGCTGACATTTCAAGACAGGGACTTCAAATTCGCATGGACAAGACCGAAACGACCGGCGCAATCCTGACGGCCGACAAGGACTGGTGGCGCGGCGCGGTGATCTACCAGATCTACCCGCGCTCCTTCCAGGACACCAACGGCGACGGCATCGGCGACCTGAAGGGCATCACCGCCCGCCTACCGCATGTCGCGGCGCTCGGCGCCGATGCCATCTGGATCTCGCCGTTCTTCACCTCGCCGATGCGCGATTTCGGTTACGATGTCTCGAACTACACGGATGTCGATCCGATCTTCGGCACGCTCAAGGATTTCGATGCACTGATTGCGGAAGCCCATAGGCTCGACCTCCGCGTGATGATCGATCTCGTCCTGTCGCACACGTCCGACCAGCACCCCTGGTTCGTCGAGAGCCGCTCCAGCCGCAGCAATGCCAAGGCTGACTGGTATGTCTGGGCTGACTCCAAGCCGGATGGCACGCCGCCGAACAATTGGCTGTCGATCTTCGGCGGCTCCGCCTGGGCCTGGGACCCGACCCGGCTGCAATATTACCTGCACAATTTCCTGACCTCGCAGCCGGACCTCAACCTGCACAATCCGCATGTGCAGGATGCGCTTCTCGCCGTCGAGCGCTTCTGGCTGGAGCGCGGCGTCGACGGCTTCCGCCTCGACACCATCAATTTTTATTTCCACGACCGAGAGCTGCGGGACAACCCGGCGCTGGCGCCGGAGCGCCGCAACGCCTCGACCGCGCCTGCCGTCAATCCCTACAACTATCAGGAACATATCTACGACAAGAACAGACCGGAGAATCTGGACTTTCTGAAGCGCTTCCGTGCGGTGATGGAGGAATTCCCGGCGATCGCCGCCGTCGGCGAGGTCGGCGACAGCCAGCGCGGTCTTGAAATCGCCGGTGAATACACCTCGGGCGGCGACAAGGTGCAGATGTGCTATGCCTTCGAGTTCCTGGCGCCGGATCCGCTGACCCCGGAACGCGTTGCCGAGGTGTTGCGCGATTTCGAGAAGGTCGCGCCGGAGGGCTGGGCCTGCTGGGCCTTCGCCAACCACGATGTCGTCCGCCACGTCAGCCGCTGGGGTTCCGGCGTTGCCGACCACGCCGGTCATGCCAAGCTGCTCGCCAGCCTGCTGATGTCGCTGCGTGGTTCGGTCTGCATCTATCAGGGCGAGGAACTGGCGCTGCCGGAAGCGGAGCTCGCCTATGAGGACCTCCAGGACCCTTACGGCATCCAGTTCTGGCCCGATTTCAAGGGCCGCGACGGCTGCCGGACGCCGATGGTGTGGGAGAGCCTGCCGGACGGCGGCTTCAGCAGCGCGAAGCCCTGGCTGCCGATTCCCGAGGCCCACCTGCCGCAGGCGGTCGCCATCCAGGAGGGCGACCCGGCTTCGGTGCTCGAGCACTATCGCCGTTTTCTCCATTTCAGGAAGGCCCATCCGGCCTTCGCCAAGGGAGATATCGAATTCGTCGAGACGCGGGCACCGCTTCTCGGCTTCATCCGGACCCACGGCAATGAAAAGCTCTTCTGCCTGTTCAATATGGGCGACGAGCCTGCGGCCGCGGAATCGCCAAGCGACGGGATCGAGCCGCTCGACGGTCACGGCTTCATCTCTGATATAAGGGACAACAAGATCAGTCTTCCGGCCTGGGGCGCGTTCTTCGCGCGCCTGGCCTAGAAACCGAGGGGAGGGTGCAATGACGGGCCTGCTGCTTAAAGACATCCGCAAGTCCTATGGGGCGGTCGATGTCATTCACGGCATCAATCTCGACATCAAACAGGGCGAGTTCGTCGTCTTCGTCGGGCCGTCCGGCTGCGGCAAGTCGACGCTGCTCCGGATGATCGCCGGGCTCGAGGAGATCACCGGCGGCGACATGTTTATCGACGGCGAGCGGGTTAACGACGTGCCGCCATCGAAACGCGGCATCGCCATGGTGTTCCAGTCCTATGCGCTCTACCCGCATATGACCGTCTACGACAACATGGCCTTCGGCATGCGGATCGCCAAGGAATCGAAGGAGGAGATCGACCGCCGGGTTCGGTCGGCAGCCGACATCCTCCAGCTCACGAAATTCCTTGATCGTCTTCCGAAGGCGCTTTCCGGCGGCCAGCGCCAGCGCGTCGCGATCGGCCGGGCGATCTGCCGCAATCCCAAGGTCTTCCTGTTCGACGAGCCGCTGTCCAACCTGGATGCTGCCTTGCGCGTGGCGACCCGCATCGAGATTGCCAAGCTCAGCGAGCGGATGGCCGACACGACGATGATCTATGTCACCCACGACCAGGTGGAGGCGATGACCCTCGCCGACCGCATCGTCGTGCTCTCTCTCGGTCACATCGAACAGGTTGGGGCGCCGCTCGAGCTCTACGAGCGGCCGGCGAACCTGTTCGTCGCCCGCTTCATCGGCTCGCCGGCCATGAACGTCATCCCCTCGACGATCACGGCCACCGGCGCGCAGACGACGGTGAACCTTACGGGCGGAAAATCCGTGACGCTCGACATCCCGACGAACGCGTCCGAAAACGGCAAGAAGGCGAGCTTTGGCGTGCGGCCGGAAGACCTTGAGGTGACCGACGGCCAGGATTTCCTGTTCGAGGGAACAATTGCCATTGTCGAAGCGCTTGGCGAGGTGACGCTGCTCTATATCGAAGGTCTCGTCGAGAACGAGCCGATCATCGCCAAGATCCCCGGCATCCTCAAGGTCGGACGTGGCGACCGAGTGCGCTTTACCGCCGACAAGTCGAAGCTTCACCTTTTCGACGCCGACGGGCGCAGCTATCGCGTTTAGTGTAATGTCTGAGAATGCCACTCACCCTAGCCCTCCCCCCGCAAGCGGGGCGAGGGGACTGAGGCAGTGCGGCGAGCTCCCTTCGCCCCGCCTGCGGGGAGAAGGTGGCCGGCAGGCCGGATGAGGGGCATCTGACACACCAACATCAGTACCGCTGATAGATGCTTTCGGACGGAATATGCGCATTCCACCGCGGCGCCAAACCCTCTGTTAAATTTCATTGGGTAGCGTGACCGCAATTCGAATGCGAAAGGTGAATTGATGCGCAGCCCGGCCCCTCAGATGCAACGGCACTTCCTCAACAAGGAAGAGTCGTTCATGTATGATCGAGAGGCTAATTTCCCGATGGAGGACACGCGGAACGACGCGCGAATTGAATTTACCGAGAAGGGGATGCAGAACCTCTCGTCGCGCCGCTGCGAGATCATCAAGCTGTCGAAAAGCAGCGCCGTGATCGGCATCGTGACGAAGTTCCAGCTGCCGCAGAATTTCTATCTCGACATACCGAGCGCCCGCCTTCCGCTGATCGGCTGCCTGTTGAAGCGGGTGCATGCCAACAACCTCATTGAGGCCCGGTTCCTGCGGCTGTTAAGCGATCGCGACCTAAATCGGATCTTCGTCTACAGCACCCATCCGAACCATCGCAACCGCACGCTGGACATCTATCGCTGACGGCGAGAGCCGTCGGCACATTCCGACGGCGCAGGTGCCTCAGTGAAACAGAACGCTGCCGCCGCGATCGGCCGCACCGGCGATCTGGCGGAACGGCGCGAACAGTTCGCGGCCCATCCCGAACTCGTTGTCGGAGAGGTCGATACGAGCCGGCACCCGCGTTTTCAGGGCAATGTCGT
Protein-coding sequences here:
- a CDS encoding carbohydrate ABC transporter permease, with the translated sequence MNPSTRSPLTWAVHLSVLLLVLLWTMPTAGLLISSLRDKDQLAVSGWWTALATSSRNAVARAPSADNQVERDGKFVISGNLLEGQGGGQISAFGFSSREPAKFKPGETAELNDGERLTVQTDGGFEIVSDTKMEGSRGQRIFYTASTPPRFTIDNYIEVLSAAGIGTSFLNSLTVAIPSTVIPILIAAFAAYALAWMPFPGRAVLLAVVVGLLVVPLQMSLIPLLQLYNGVGAFFGVPAKTYMGIWLAHTGFGLPLAIYLLRNYMAGLPREIMESARVDGASDFDIFVKIILPLSFPALASFAIFQFLWTWNDLLVAIVFLGAGEDSLVLTGRLVNLLGSRGGNWEILTASAFITIVVPLIVFFALQRYLVRGLLAGSVKGG
- a CDS encoding alpha-amylase family glycosyl hydrolase — encoded protein: MDKTETTGAILTADKDWWRGAVIYQIYPRSFQDTNGDGIGDLKGITARLPHVAALGADAIWISPFFTSPMRDFGYDVSNYTDVDPIFGTLKDFDALIAEAHRLDLRVMIDLVLSHTSDQHPWFVESRSSRSNAKADWYVWADSKPDGTPPNNWLSIFGGSAWAWDPTRLQYYLHNFLTSQPDLNLHNPHVQDALLAVERFWLERGVDGFRLDTINFYFHDRELRDNPALAPERRNASTAPAVNPYNYQEHIYDKNRPENLDFLKRFRAVMEEFPAIAAVGEVGDSQRGLEIAGEYTSGGDKVQMCYAFEFLAPDPLTPERVAEVLRDFEKVAPEGWACWAFANHDVVRHVSRWGSGVADHAGHAKLLASLLMSLRGSVCIYQGEELALPEAELAYEDLQDPYGIQFWPDFKGRDGCRTPMVWESLPDGGFSSAKPWLPIPEAHLPQAVAIQEGDPASVLEHYRRFLHFRKAHPAFAKGDIEFVETRAPLLGFIRTHGNEKLFCLFNMGDEPAAAESPSDGIEPLDGHGFISDIRDNKISLPAWGAFFARLA
- a CDS encoding ABC transporter ATP-binding protein, coding for MTGLLLKDIRKSYGAVDVIHGINLDIKQGEFVVFVGPSGCGKSTLLRMIAGLEEITGGDMFIDGERVNDVPPSKRGIAMVFQSYALYPHMTVYDNMAFGMRIAKESKEEIDRRVRSAADILQLTKFLDRLPKALSGGQRQRVAIGRAICRNPKVFLFDEPLSNLDAALRVATRIEIAKLSERMADTTMIYVTHDQVEAMTLADRIVVLSLGHIEQVGAPLELYERPANLFVARFIGSPAMNVIPSTITATGAQTTVNLTGGKSVTLDIPTNASENGKKASFGVRPEDLEVTDGQDFLFEGTIAIVEALGEVTLLYIEGLVENEPIIAKIPGILKVGRGDRVRFTADKSKLHLFDADGRSYRV